From the Trifolium pratense cultivar HEN17-A07 linkage group LG4, ARS_RC_1.1, whole genome shotgun sequence genome, the window attatttcttttaaaaaatattcatttatctaTAAGTTTAATTAgctaatgtaccggtacattagaaATCATCACATGTACTATAGAATTTTTCATAAAAGTTAGGAAGGTAGAATACAAAATCGTGGCATGAATATCTTTTTTAACGGCTACTTACAATGTCATGTCATTTAGTTCACGGTTGTGTATGAATTATTGATCTTTTTACAATTAAAATGTGCACAATTTTAAAGCTCACGcacttaaagaaaaattaattttttttctttttcttaaaaaattaatatattcacAAAGTCCAACCCGTCTAGCCAGATGGCGGCACGCGCAATGTGTGTGATATTTGACAAGGAGTGTGTGGTCACCCATTTACAAAACTGAGTACTCCTTGGGACACACCCCAAGATGACACTTTTCTATATATAAACACTTCTAAGAGGTGTGTTCcctccaatgtgggacttagaAAAGCTTTTTTCAATTCACGCTTCTCTTAGTTCATAACTTATGTTTATTTCTAgaccaagtttcttccttcatTTTCAACTAACATATTTGTCGTTGATTTATGGAATCTCTTTGAGTGTATTAGGTAGAGGGAAAAAAGAAgggagaagttagagagagataACACTTCTCTAATCTCTTGCTTGTTTGTggtgaaaaagaagaaagaaatatttACAACCTATGAAATCCATGCTTTTTTAGAATTAAACATCgtataaatataagtaaaagtatAGACTTGTTCATTCGTAAGAGAAATTTGAAAGGTGCAATACTTATGTGGCAGAACTTTGGGGTGTTTTAGAAGAGTTGTATTTGGCGTGGGAGTGTAGCTACAGGAAAGTGGAGCTTCAAGTGGATTACAAAGTGGTTGTAACTATGCCACGGTGTGAAAATGCTcttgccaatttgggtgggatGTGAGTATACGCCGGGCAGTGTCGTATCTGAGGGGGCGAGAAGTGCGACGCCCCTAGGCCCCCAAATATTAGGGCTCCCAAATTTTTTTAGGGATTATTATATATGTCaataatctaaaataaataaatattaaaattcttgtgaaaatttaaaataatatgtctaaatatcttgttaatattttaaatttaaatatatgttaCAATTATATTTACGATAATAAATTGTTAGAAGTTACtgtattgtttatatttttgttttgagtgtataaaaaaaaatttttgttTAGAATCTTTTAAGATTTgcttcttttataaatatatatgatttagaaatatatatatttaaattataaaaagtatgagagtattcttcatataattGCCTCTCGCATCAACaatgaagttttttttgtcaaactgtCTCTCGTATTACTAGTAGGTATGcaaatttctcttatttttcttttttgtatgtGTTTTGTATgagtattttgatattaaatgaaaaatccAATGTTTattaataattcaatttttttatactatttaatAGTTAGGTTcaaattttgatattaaataaaaaatttaatgtgttttctttattattaACTGATGTTTTGGAAGTGACTACCCCACATTTGATTGTtgtttagttatttttttaggGGCATCGACCCCTCTTATTgcgaaacaaaataaaaaatatgccTACggcctagttttttttttttttaatacatgcATGATTTTATCTACTAAAATTTAACTAccattttataacaaaaaaaaaattgactactatttaaaagaaaaattgacaGGGCAATCATGCCTTATTTTCTAAAATGTTTTCTATAAGACCGGTGCctatattttctataaaaaattgaCAGAGCAATCAAAAAAGCTCCAAAAAAGTGCCTACATCTTCCATGCATAATTGACTGTGTATGTAAAGAAGTTTTACACTATAATCAATAcaggttataaaaaaaaaaacactataatcaatacaaattaaattcaaatatctttttttgtcaaaaaaataatcattattaatattaaaaaaattcctttttaacaatcaaatttattttattgtttttgctaaaaaaaaaatgttaaattcaACACTAGTGTCTACTAAATATTTCATAAAAGGCAATTTCTACCAAATATACCACAAATTACGATTTActtgagattttaaaaaaaaaatctcaactatgattttgtatatttttatgtttgaaaaagaaaaatataaacaaaaaacccCAACTGTAGTAACTAGTAAGTTTTTTTCCCTaccacctctctctctctctcttcacgTTCCCCATTGTGACTGTGCAACATGGCGGTTCCGGCGGTGTAGGTCTGTTCTTCATCCTCGTCCCCtattattgtattattttattttttaatctattattgtttttttcttttaaattagtCACAAAAGTTAGTGTAAGCACAATTTAGCAAATAGTGTAGGAGTCTGAGTTTGAACCACGATTCTCACTTTTCTCCGCTTAGGTTGTGTTTGGCAAACCTTATTTTTAGCGTCTACTCTCTTCTTCAAAAGGTAGGCCAAACATATCTTGCGAAAGCGCTAAAAGTCAAAAGTTGCTTACCTTATTTTTAGCCTCTCCTCTCTTTTTCAAAAGGTAGGCCAAACATATCTTACTCTCTTttatatcaataaattttaaacaaaagtaGGTTTAAACTATGCGTTCATATGAGATGGCGCACGTCAACCTGAGTTTGATTCTTACCTTGAGCATGGAGCGTTAAAATTCTTATGGATAAGTTGCGATCTATTTATGTCTCATAAGGCTCGAAAATTGTCCCTACAATTGGGCGTGAAAGATATAAGTACCGGTCTTGGAATCTCATGCAACACTTTTTTCATTAATCTTATTATTACCCctgctttgatttttttaattcttttggtttttttttttaattctgaattctttttgtttttcttatagtaatttactaatttagtgGAAAAAAATACGTTGTGTATTTTTTGCATTACTTATTTAATGGAGCTTAATTTGTGAATTATATTTTATACGATTGAGAAAAGatggttattttttttataacaaatattaTAGAGAATTTTCACAATAATATTtacactttattttatattttaaggttgattttatttgttcgttattgttgttgttgactTGATTACATGTTGATTTGctcaaaataaataactcaTTGGTTTGCTCTTTGTTGCTGTTAAAAAACTTATGAAGCGTCAAGCGTGGACAAAGACACGGACACTAGACACCAAACACCACACATAGACTAATAATTTGAGTATATAACATAATCCAATGTATTGATAAGCATcagtgttagaagtcccacattggctagagatatggcatggatagcctttataagcgtagtgcaaacctcaactttcaagctagcttttgtggttgagtataggcctcacAAATTCTAATAGTCAGTGTCATGTCGGTGTTGGATTAACACATATCCAACATTGGGACACACCTAATCCGATGAATGTTTGTGCTTCATATTGAAGAACTGTCTTGTGGAACATCATATTCAAGTTTTTATCACCAATGTCATCTTATTTTAGTCCAAGTTTTTATCATAAGATTAACACATGTCATCTTATGATTGTTGATGGCTTTTGGGAtggatttaattttaatatctcCTTTTGTTATATTTGCAGCTACTAGTACTACTACCAAACATGGCAATTGAAAAAGTGGATTTCAATTTGAAGGCCATTTCTCCAAGCATTAGAGCCACTAAAAGTCCAGACAATGGGGGAATCATAACTCAGACCGACCTTATCGAAATCAATTTGTTCTTATTTGTAAAAATTGTTGGAGCCAGAAATTTAGGTGCACATAATGGTCATCACAATTTTGATCCTTATGTGGAGGTGAAAGCTGGGAGTTTTCAAGGGAGAACGTTGTGCTTCTGGCGTAACTTGAATCCAGAATGGAACCAAGTTTTCGCTCTTGACAATGATCATATTCAAACCGAAGAGATAACAACCGTTGAGATTCTTCTAAAGGATAATGTTCGTAAGTACGATGAATATATGGGTAAGATTTCATTGAATATTTCTGATATTTCTACAAGGTTTCCAAGTGATAGTGAACTTGCACCACAATGGTGTGTACTTGAGGATCAAAGAGGGAGACGATTTAGGGGCGCGCTTATGATGTCTTGTTGGATAGGAACTCAAGGCGATGAATCGTTTCATGAAGCTTTGCATTTACAATTAGATAATGTATCAATTGGTCCTCACAATGTTGTGAATACTTGCTCAAGGATATATATTATGCCTAGGATTTGGTGTCTTAGACTTAATTTGGTTCAAATCGAGGGACTTAGAGTTAAAGCCGATGACCCGTCTATAAGTTCTGATATTTTCATCCATGTTAGTTTAGGGATTTCGACTTTCACTAGCAAGTTGGTGAAAAACAACAATGGAAACCCAACTTGGGATGAAAAAGATGTTTTATTTGCCGTGGCCGAACCATTTAATCAGATATTGGTTTTGAGTGTGGAGCAAGGAACATATACAAGGCATAAGTGCTTAGGTAGATGTGAATTTCCTGTTAAGAATGCAAATATGATAAGTGATGGTTCCGCTCCGCCTACTAAAACGGTTGATGTTATACAAAATCAAGGATTTGTCAGTAAGCTTAGTATGATGATCTGTTTGGACGGAGGGTATCATATGTTTGACGAAGATCCGCAATACTGCAGTGATAGGAATCCAACATGCCCTGACTTTTGGAGACCAAAAATTGGATCTTTCGAGATGGGGATATTGAAAGCTACAGGGCTTCCGGCAATGAAACCACAAGGTCGTACCGATGCCTATTGTGTGGCTAAATATGGCTCGAAATGGATTCGGTCAAGAACCGTTGTTAATAGTCTTTCTCCAAAGTGGAATGAACTATACTCTTGGGATGTCTATGATCATTGCACATTTATCACAATTTCTGTGTTTGATAATAGTCAACTACATGAAGGAAATATAGATTTAGGTGCAATGGATACAAGGATAGGGAAAGTGAGAATCTCTCTACAAGAAATGAAAACCAATCAAATTTACAGATATTCTTATCCTCTTGTCGAACTTCAACCTTCCGGGCTAAAGAAAATGGGGGAACTTGAATTGGCTTTCAAGTTTACTTGTCCTACGATGCTTAGTGTGTGGAAACCGTCGTTTGATGTGTTTATAATGTACACAATGCCGATACTTCCTTCACAACATTTCTCCCATCCGCTGTCTCCAGCTCAGTTCTATAGATTAAGGAAACAAATTATCACGCTTGTGTCGTTAAATATGAGCAAAGCTGAACCACCATTGAGAAGAGAGGTTATTGATTATATGCTAGATTCGCGTGAAAAACAGTGGAGCGTGAGAAGATGGAGAGCTGATTTGGAAAGGATTGGCGTCTTTGTACGTTGGTTGATTGTTATTTACACTCAATTCGACGAGATATGCAAGTGGAAAGATATGTATAAAACAATAATAGTTATCTTGGTTTTGGGATATATGTGGTGGAACCCTCAAAGTTTGTTGCCGGTAATGTTTGCATGTCTTATCATTCATGTGTTAGTGCAGTTTCGAAACAAGCCAAAAACACTATCTCATGTAGATTTGCAATTGTCTCATGTTCATACAACAAGTATAGATGAATTGGAAGAAGAGTTTGATCCAATACCGTCAAAATTCGAAGACATCATTTTGAGGCATAGATATGATCGATTAAGAGTTGCTGCTGGGCAACACGTAACGTGGATGGGTGAGTTAGCCACAAGAATAGAGAGACTGCAGTCTCTTTTGAATTGGCATGATTCAATATCTACCCCGTTAGTTATGATTATGTGTCTGATAACCGGCTTTTTGACTTCTGTCGTTCCGTTCAAGTGGCTTCTATGCTGTTGGTTGCTATATTTGTTAAGGGGCCCGAAGTTTCGTGGGCCCTTTCCTCTATTTTATGAAAATTGGCTTAGAAGGATGCCTTCAAAATTAGACAGCATGATATGAAAGTGCAACTATGTAGTTCTTTTTTATTAGGACTTAGAAAATTAGGAACAAGTTAACACTGATGTACATGCAATTTGCATGGTTATTTGTTTTAAGTGATTACATTGCAAATTCAaggttaattttattaattactcTATCAAGATTACACTAACTAGTGTTGATGTATAAGTACAATTTATGTATCCCTTCATTTTAGAATAAATGAAACCTTCAGCTCttattttaagcacttttaCAGATGAATGGAACATGgaattttgattcaaaaaaataaataatgcaGCACTGCACTTATGACTTATATAAGCTGAAGCTGATACAGCTTCACATGACCTCACTATAATATATTCAAAGAATATACAACATAAATCAACAGAAGTTCAAAGAGAAATATGGAATGGATTTAATAtacttttttgcttatatacaTTAACAAAACACAGGAAAAGAcagacagagagagagagagagagagagagagagagagagagagagagagagagagagagagagagagagagagagagagagagagagagagagagagagagagagagagagagagagagagagagagtggagTAAAAACATAGAATTGAATGTTGAAGAAAATATAGTTCTGCTTCtgcaaagaagaagaaaagcatGAAAAAATATCACAAAATGCGTTTGCCGGGAGTCGAACCCGGGTCTATTGCTTGGAAGGCAATTATCCTAACCGTTGGACTACAAACGCTTGCTTGAAAATGTGGTTATTGGTCggttttaataaataataatttcacaTGTACATTTAATACTATTAACAATTTTATTGGAAAAGCCAAAGAATATCTCATCTTGGAGGGTTTCTTTaataataaaacacaggttcgcaagcgacaaacctgttagataaggctctggaatccaccagatttccggaatccaccagaagagtaactaatctagaatccactagacttccggaatccaccagaaggagtaatttggaatccaccaaacttgagagaaatctctgtatttttattaaatcaaaaggttccttcaaggctacaatagtttagtttaaataggagtgaaaaataaaaataacaaatttcctaaaagattgtaaaagaaaatatcaaacctaactaaataaaaataacaaatctacctaaaatataaaaaaactaaatctatctaaaataataaattactaaaaaaaccctcctacatcacatctcatatataaaaatgtttataataCAAATTAGACATgtcataatttaataaataataaataaaaatcctaAGATAATTGTTTTTGGCTTGAAATATGTATCCCtctgtctcaaaatataagacaaaatatatttatttttgttgatcaatttttacttatattttaggatgAATGGACTATATAATTAgacatgcataaaaaaataatcttagatgaattgaaaattttaagaTCCCTAATATTATTCTTATCTAATTATGGACATTATATGGAGGGAGTCTGCTTTTTCAATCCATCTTCAAAGTCAAAGGCATGTAACTCAACAAACATGATAGCTTCTCCAAATGCCAAAAGCTGTGGAACTTTTTCATTGTTAATCTAACCATGAATATAAACAAATAGTAATCTAATTTGAAAATTCTAACCAATTTAGTTCTTTTTTCGAGTGTAAGTTACcctattttaaattgattttacaTGGTAAAATGTAGCCACCCAATTATTTAAAATGGATCATTAGTCATTTTGGTCTATAAATATTGagcactattattattatatttttttaaaatatattaaaattacaaacactATTATTTATTCGTCCTTCTTTTTACACCATAATTAGGAGTAGTACctcattaatattatttatttattttgttagataatttagtggttagaatttcaccttaaaaataaataaactgaatattttaaattcaaaccaatactcttatatataaaatgcgACATTCATACCAATTGAAGTAAGTTCATTGGTAATCCATTTACTACTTATTTAGATGTAGAAATAAACAAAGACAAATGCATGGAAATGACAATTGAAGTGTCTACCAACGGTGCTCactcaaccaaataaaaaaagaacgTTGCAAATTGCAGCAAAATCGTTTTGGAAAAATCAAAAAACCCTTTGATTGAGTGATGAGTCTCCCCACCTATTGCATTCCACTTGCACTTCCACATCAATCATACAAAATGTTCCTTGTCCTTTATTAAACGACAAATTTCAcatgaaaaatatcatttacTAAACGACAAAGTTTTataccataaaataaaataaaaatcaaatatatttggAACTCGGAGGTGGTCTTCTCTTTAGGTTTCATATTCTAATACAAATTTCTGTGTTAGATTATTTATACAGAGAGTTTTGCTCTGACTTCTATTAAGATTCGTGGACAGTAGAATCAATGCCCAAATTAACTGACATCAGGCTTAAGTGGTTAACAAACTCCCATAAGACGGATTTTTTGGGAGAATCCGAGTTCGATTCTTGAGAACATTTCTTGGCCCGACTTTTCTATCCTCACGGCGGAACTcttgattaatatatatatatatatcagtgCCCAAATCAGTTGATTGTTAAGCGAATAACTAGTTTTAATAACAGTAAATTCAAATATACTACTCGAGAGGTTATGGTAAGAGTGTCTCTTTCCGCTTAACCAACGGTCCTGCTTAAGAAATATGTCCTGTGAATATAATCAATTGTGTTAAATCCCTCGATGGAGAACTATGTACCTCATCATGGTCCTGTCCGACTTGAGGATTAATCTTTACGATTgcgacaaataaaataaaaataaaagtattaatATCTCACTCTATGGTCCATAATTACAACATCACAATTCACACACACTCTTATTCTGAACCACAGACACACATAACTGAAACAGAATAACACAAACACATACACATTCACAGAGACAAGACAATTTGTACGATGGCTTCTATGGCTACTACAGGTGTTGTCAAAGTACcacgttcttcttcttcttcttcttcttcttcttcttcaacaaatgTAAGAAACAAAACCATTCAACAAAGTCTCTCATTCTCATCTTCACAGTTCTCTGGCAACAAGATTGTAACAGTTTCAGGTGGTGCAAGAAGAGTAAGGTGCACTCGCAAGCATGTGATTGTTACTCCTAAGGCAGTTTCTGATTCACAGAATTCACAGACTTGCCTTGATCCTGATGCTAGCAGAGTAAGTTTATCTCTTTTGCTTTGctttttggttgtttttcttccatttttgaaGCTTAGTGCTAAATGAAAAGTAGTTCaaaattgttaattttcaaTCACATTTTTGTTATCTTGATGTAATTTTGTTTGAACACGCCAAAATTGTTATCTTGATGTATTAAAAAATGGATCTGTGTTGTAATTGAAATTTGAGgtcaattaatttaaatttgcttatatttacTGTCAAAGGTTGTTTGAAATCATGGTCAAATGTTGTTGATGTGGTCTTAGTGCTTGTTCGATATCGagtgagtttgacaaaatcaagaGCGTTTAGATGAGATGGCTCGACGCGagtctcttctagcttaaccaaGATCCTGAGTTCAATCCTGGCTTGGGCATGCAGCaacgttaaaactcttagggaaAGTTTGCCGCCCATTTGGGTCTCACAAGGCCCGAGGGATTAGTCTCTATAGTTGCGCAGAGGATACCTAGTTTACGCCCAAAAAAATCAGGATGAGTCACCGTGATTTTACAAAAGTTACACTTGtaatttcaacaaaatcaccGTGCCATTGTGATTTTGTCCAAACCAGTTAAAAGGTAGTTACAAGTTTGTTAGTAATATGAGTTGCAAGTTAGTTAAGTTTTGTTAATTTAGTTAGAGTTCTGAAGTGTATCCTAACTTTTTTCCTtctaaaaatttcaaagaatcaatttgtttttgtttttgtctttgttgAAGTCTACCATACTTTTCAACAAGATTAGCCAGTAAAAGCCTTAATGTTACGACTTAGATGCCGGTTGTGGACCTTTTTCGATTAGAGTATAGATGAgggaattttaattttagatcATAGTAGAATGTTTTGATTTAGTGTTTTTGTTGCTTGGATCTGAATCCATAACTGAATTCGATGAGTTTTGAGTTGTGAATGAAATGTGATAATAATGTCTATTGTTCATTCAGAGTGTACTTGGAATTATACTTGGAGGCGGCGCTGGTACTCGTCTTTATCCACTCACCAAGAAGAGAGCAAAACCAGCCGTTCCTCTTGGAGCTAACTATAGACTCATTGATATTCCTGTTAGCAACTGCTTAAATAGCAACATATCTAAGATCTATGTTCTTACTCAATTCAATTCTGCATCCCTCAACCGACATCTTTCTCGTGCTTATGCAAGCAACCTTGGTGGCTACAAAAATGAAGGTTTTGTTGAGGTTCTTGCTGCTCAGCAAAGTCCTGAGAATCCTAATTGGTTCCAGGTAACACACTGCATGCAATCCATTTACCAGGTGTTTGGCATTTGTCGATGGCCTTTATCACCCCTTGAAgtgatatttgaaaaaaaaattatgtggttGTTGTAGGGTACTGCAGATGCTGTGAGGCAATACTTATGGTTGTTTGAAGAACACAATGTTTTGGAGTACTTAATTCTAGCTGGTGACCATTTGTATCGAATGGATTATGAGAAATTTATCCAAGCACACAGGGAAACTGATGCTGATATCACTGTGGCTGCATTGCCAATGGACGAAAAGCGTGCCACTGCTTTCGGTCTTATGAAGATCGATGAAGAGGGGCGTATAATTGAGTTTGCAGAAAAGCCACAAGGAGACCAGTTGAAAGCTATGAAGGTGAGTCCGTATATTATGCCTAATATGTTACTTTTCAAGCAATTCTTACACAAACAATTGCTTAAAAAAGTTACTATATTCTCGATTATTAGGTTGATACTACCATTTTGGGTCTTGATGATGAAAGAGCAAAGGAATTGCCTTTTATTGCTAGCATGGGTATATATGTTATCAGCAAAAATGTGATGTTAGACCTACTTCGCGAGAAGTTTCCTGGTGCAAATGACTTTGGAAGTGAAGTGATTCCTGGTGCTACTTCCATCGGAATGAGAGTATGTGTTCCTTTTGGTTGTTTAACTTTAAGAACACTTTTCGGTTATATTTACGTGATGCAGTTCCTAAGAATATTGTAATGCAGGGAGAATTTATGAGTTATTATTCATTGTGTTGAGAGTTTTCAATGTTTGAACTGTATAATTCATAGGTGCAAGCTTACTTATATGATGGTTACTGGGAAGACATTGGTACCATTGAGGCTTTCTATAATGCAAATCTCGGAATCACCAAAAAGCCGGTGCCTGACTTCAGGTAAATAAATAAGCTATATTCTATATAAGCATTATATTGTCAATGTACTCAATGAGAGCATCTTGGTCATGATGTTTATGGATATTGATTGCAGTTTCTATGACCGTTCATCTCCAATTTACACGCAACCACGATATTTACCTCCATCTAAGATGCTTGATGCTGATATCACTGATAGTGTTATCGGGGAAGGATGTGTGATTAAGGTAAACTTCTTCTGAATCTGTTCGGCAAATGTGAGATTTATACTTTTCTCACCAAAGATGTCAAATAtgatttaatgaatttaattgtAAGAAACTTAACTTgcatttctttctctttttttggTTCCATAGAACTGCAAAATTTTCCATTCTGTGGTCGGGCTGCGGTCTTGCATATCAGAAGGTGCAATTATTGAAGACACTTTGTTGATGGGGGCAGATTATTACGAGGTAAAATGCAATTTAAATTACTTAATCGTATTTAACAGCTACTGTTTGAATTAAGAAAGTTGTTGTAATGCTTAGATGTAGTTCAATACATTCATTTGCTTGTGAAAAAAGTTACAAGGATAGGATAATCCTAACtgcaaaattgatttttctGATTTCCAGACAGAATCTGATAAAAGGTTTTTGGCTGCTAAAGGCAGTGTTCCAATTGGTATTGGCAGAAATTCCCATATCAAAAGAGCAATTGTTGACAAAAATGCTAGAATTGGAGAAAATGTGAAGGTTATTAATTATCCAACTATATACACTTGCATTCATGTAAAAATGTAACTAGATCATACCTTTTTGAAATCTAACTTATGGTTTCAATTCTCAGATAATTAACACTGACAATGTTCAAGAAGCTGCAAGGGAAACCGAAGGTTATTTCATTAAAAGCGGGATCGTTACAGTAATCAAGGATGCGTTAATTCCTAGTGGAACTGTCATATAGAAGACTAATGCATGTTTGGTCTCGCGGTGATTTGGTAGAAATACAATGAGCCACTG encodes:
- the LOC123920039 gene encoding FT-interacting protein 3-like, with translation MAIEKVDFNLKAISPSIRATKSPDNGGIITQTDLIEINLFLFVKIVGARNLGAHNGHHNFDPYVEVKAGSFQGRTLCFWRNLNPEWNQVFALDNDHIQTEEITTVEILLKDNVRKYDEYMGKISLNISDISTRFPSDSELAPQWCVLEDQRGRRFRGALMMSCWIGTQGDESFHEALHLQLDNVSIGPHNVVNTCSRIYIMPRIWCLRLNLVQIEGLRVKADDPSISSDIFIHVSLGISTFTSKLVKNNNGNPTWDEKDVLFAVAEPFNQILVLSVEQGTYTRHKCLGRCEFPVKNANMISDGSAPPTKTVDVIQNQGFVSKLSMMICLDGGYHMFDEDPQYCSDRNPTCPDFWRPKIGSFEMGILKATGLPAMKPQGRTDAYCVAKYGSKWIRSRTVVNSLSPKWNELYSWDVYDHCTFITISVFDNSQLHEGNIDLGAMDTRIGKVRISLQEMKTNQIYRYSYPLVELQPSGLKKMGELELAFKFTCPTMLSVWKPSFDVFIMYTMPILPSQHFSHPLSPAQFYRLRKQIITLVSLNMSKAEPPLRREVIDYMLDSREKQWSVRRWRADLERIGVFVRWLIVIYTQFDEICKWKDMYKTIIVILVLGYMWWNPQSLLPVMFACLIIHVLVQFRNKPKTLSHVDLQLSHVHTTSIDELEEEFDPIPSKFEDIILRHRYDRLRVAAGQHVTWMGELATRIERLQSLLNWHDSISTPLVMIMCLITGFLTSVVPFKWLLCCWLLYLLRGPKFRGPFPLFYENWLRRMPSKLDSMI
- the LOC123921057 gene encoding glucose-1-phosphate adenylyltransferase small subunit 1, chloroplastic, coding for MASMATTGVVKVPRSSSSSSSSSSSTNVRNKTIQQSLSFSSSQFSGNKIVTVSGGARRVRCTRKHVIVTPKAVSDSQNSQTCLDPDASRSVLGIILGGGAGTRLYPLTKKRAKPAVPLGANYRLIDIPVSNCLNSNISKIYVLTQFNSASLNRHLSRAYASNLGGYKNEGFVEVLAAQQSPENPNWFQGTADAVRQYLWLFEEHNVLEYLILAGDHLYRMDYEKFIQAHRETDADITVAALPMDEKRATAFGLMKIDEEGRIIEFAEKPQGDQLKAMKVDTTILGLDDERAKELPFIASMGIYVISKNVMLDLLREKFPGANDFGSEVIPGATSIGMRVQAYLYDGYWEDIGTIEAFYNANLGITKKPVPDFSFYDRSSPIYTQPRYLPPSKMLDADITDSVIGEGCVIKNCKIFHSVVGLRSCISEGAIIEDTLLMGADYYETESDKRFLAAKGSVPIGIGRNSHIKRAIVDKNARIGENVKIINTDNVQEAARETEGYFIKSGIVTVIKDALIPSGTVI